The following DNA comes from Ictalurus punctatus breed USDA103 chromosome 19, Coco_2.0, whole genome shotgun sequence.
acagataataaatgaaggtaaaGGTTTAATTTTCCAGATCAAagcaaatatttacatttatacagaaatTAACCTAAAAAAACCAAGAATAAAtcaatacagaaatataaattaaattgagaaactattgttttgttttcatcagTGTACTATAAGCACAGGCCTTCATGCAAAACAATTAGACACGGTTACAGttatttgtgtgaaaatatgaacAAACTGCAGCTATTTAGTCCCTCCCATTTATAGGTTAGCCTATTGCTTCTCTTATCcaacaatattttaatttaataataataacaacttaaTTTATAGGATATGTATGAAGTAGACTTCCTGTTAGAATAAAGTGTAGTTCAAAAGTTGTACACAGTGAGCTGTGAGAGTTGATGACTTAAACTGGCACACTTAAAATGAACTGTTCCAGAGAATGTTCTTTAGAGCATTGCTACTGTATAGAAGAACTATTTTGTTGCACTTAAATGGTTCCATTTCCATTCATATGTCTACTGTTGCCACCTTAAATTATGGAAAACCAAATTgaggaaacaaaatgaaattctTCTATGGCATCACCTTTTCTGGtactttcctttcatttttcatGCAATTTCAAATGACATATCAGCTGAAAATTATACATAGGCTGATGTTCTggacattcattcatcattcatcttCTAGTAGGGCTTTAGGGTCAAgatggatccagagcctgtcCTTGGAATGCTGGGTGCATGGCAGGAATGCACCATGGATGGGATgtcagtcaaacacacacacacattcacacatagggGTAATTTAGCTTAGCCATATTGCTATCATgttttttaggaggtgggaggaaaccagagaacccaaaggaaacccacatCAGGAGAACATTCAAAACTTCATACAGACAGAACTTGAAGTGAACAAGATTGCACTAACTATGCAGATTAATTAAAAAGTATTTTGTATGAACATAGCGCTATGGAAAGGATCTTTGGAGATGATGTGTGGCAATGttctattttctttcttggtACAAACGCCGCATTACTGAAGATACTGGGGAACATCCACCTGTTTAAAGAAAAGTACAGGTCATTTGGTGTATTTTTCACCTGAGTGCATTTTGAGTGCAATTCGGAGTAAACATTAGATTCGTAATGTAGTTTGCACCTAATTACAATATAACTCAAGTCTATGAAGATCCATTCATTTAATAAATGTGTCTTTATATTAGTTAAAGTAGAaagatttatttgttgttgcTCCTATTGATTATGATATGTCAAATTTTAAGATGCCCTCTGTTAATAGGAAAGACAAGTCTTGTTTATTTAGTCTGGTCATGATGTTGCCCAGCACAGAGAGGTATTTGACTTATCAAGACAGTGTAAATAGAATCTATTTATAGTGGCTGTGAGTGGTAAATCCTGGCATCCTGCTATCTCAGAGTAACATGACAGAGGTATATCCAGCACAAGGATTATAGTTTAGTTGTGTTTCCTGTGTATGTTCTAGCAGCACCTACCACAATCCAGAACGTGTCATTATAAAGCGCATGTTAAACTCTATTGTAACGTCTGGAAAACAGCCTGAAGGAAATCCTAACATTACACCCACACATACCTACGTGTAATAAGTAAGTGCAAACAAATATGACAGGAATGATCAGGCACCATTGGAATGCAGATAATCTTGACACTTGTTCTACAgggaataattttttttttgtggttggtcagctttcatttttcagatttcatctctctctctcttttttttttttttttacagagtatCATGTGTGGCTGCAGAATCTTTTTGCCTGTTATAGTATTCTTGTATTATGATACTCACCCGTTTGAGGGATTTGATACTGCTTGCTCGAATAGAGGCCATTAGTTCGTCATGGGCCGACCGCATTGGGGTAGAGGGTCTGGAACTGTCTCTGTCCGTGATGGGCCTCAGTGCATTTTTCAGCTCCTTAAGGATGTTTTCAGTCCCGTTTTCCTTGGGAACccctttcttcccttttttgGACTTACACTTGCCTTTGCCCCGATCCTGCTGCTTTTTGGCACTTGCTTCTTGAAGTTTGATCACTTCTGCAATCTTTCTGCTTGGACCTCTTttctcagtgatgctctgggattTGAggggaggtggtggaggagctggtggaggaggaggaggtggtggtggaggtgggggCGGTGGTGGAAGACTTGGTTGAGGATTCCTTTTTATTACATCATTACGTGGCAGCTTTGGAGATGACCATGGTGAACTCCGAGGAGACCCATATGGAGAAGAGGTAGGTGTGCTCTTCTGTAGCGCATTTGTGCGTGGGTTAATAGGAGTTGAGGTACCTCCTTGCTGCTGACGCAGTTCTTGCATTCTCTTCTGCCTTTGAAGATCCTGATTACGTGTGAGGATGCCAGTCATGCTCATTCGAGGACCAGGCAGGTCAAACTGATAGCCAAGCTTGAGGAGCGTGGTGTTCTCTCGCAACAGTTTTACCATCTCCATCTCTACCTGACCTCCACAGATATGGCGCTGGTTGTGGAAGCGTAGCTCTGTTAGCGTGTTATTGTGTGCAAGCACTTGCACCAGTGCTAGGATACCCTTTCCTGTGATGAAGTTAGACTCAATGTTTAGTTTAGTAATGTGGAAGTTCTCTTTCAGCATTTTGGCAATTGCAACGGCTACTGGGTCATCAGCGTGAGTGTTCGCCAGACTAAAAGCCCGCACATGCGTGTTGGAGCGCAGGGCTTCTGCAAAGCGGATCAAGTTTTCTTGGGAAATGTTATCAATATTGTTGAGATTGACTTCAGTGGTGTCAGGGTCATCACAGAGGATCTTTTCCAGAGCTTCATCCAGGACAGTGGGGTTTCCTGACAACTGGTTTGGCTCCTGTGGTGAATTTCTCCTCACAGAATTGTCTGGCTTGAGGCTTGAGTGACCGTTGTACATGTTATGCAGAGGAACACATTTTTCCAGAACACTCTCCTTTTTGAGGTTATTTTCCTGCTTTCTGACgatctctttttcttcttcctcctcctcctcttcttcttcctcctcttcttcttcttcctcctccacctcctcctcctccacctcctcctcctcctcagtaATTGGCTCCTCTAATTCACCCTTCTCTTCATTAtcgtcttcatcatcatctatacAACCATTTTCCTTCTCATCCTCAGcttctttctcctcttctgATTCCTCGCTATCGCTTTCTGTCATATTgtctttttcattattttcaccaGCCTGGAATCCACAACAAATCTGGAATACACATTTCAAGGTCTGGGCTCAGCGGTTATATTGCATTTATTGCAAGCAGCATTTCAGCATTATAGTGTTCAGATAATAGTTAGAAAATAAGTACATTATTCTAGCTATTATGCTATTCTAACttttcattataaatataataaacatatgtttaaaaatggtACAACTCAATATTCCTTTTGGCATGTACATGAAATTCAATCTATTTAACAAATGATCACAGTTAATATagttgttcttttcttttaatatagtttttaatttttgtgaGTTACTGACCTGGGGGCTTGAAGACCCCATCCTTTCATTTTCAAGAATCTGCCGTGTCTCTTTCTCCCAGTATTTTAGGAGAGCCTCTCGGCTAAATGTGCCCGTGGGGGTTTTAACTGTCTGGTCCCTCTGCCTTAGTCCAATGGGGACTTTATCATCTGGCTCAATATCGGTCAGCTCCTTTTCCAATTCCTGGAGCTCTTCAGCGGTCAGTGAGGCAAGCAGCTCATCCTCATCCAAGTCCTCGTACTTGCTCAGCTCTCGGCGATAGCCAAAGGTACTCATGGCCTTCTGTGAGGTAAATACCACAGTGCAAACCTGTCCTTTCAGTTGAGATTGTAGTGTTAACGAACACAAGCTTGAAGGTGACGGATATCAGAAGGCACTGCTGGAGCAGATGGAGGAGCTTTAAGAACTTGATCAGAGGGGTACATAACAAAGCCCTGGTCTGTGATGCTGTAGCTATTTTTGGAGGGGGGAGTCAACCAGATAGATACACAAAAAGAATGTGAGCTCAGTCAGTGGCTGTACTGAGGCCTTGTCAGCCGATCCTTGCAGCATTGTTCATGCCCAAAATAAGCCCAACTCTGTAATGAGGAAAGAGTGCAGAAATAAGCACTGAGCCCTTGTGAGTCGTGCTTTCATGTTATAGTGTACCAAATACTTACCACATTAAATATGCAAACGTTTACCTGTGTTTATGTTTGACTTGCTCATCTAGAAGGCCAGTTTATGTTACATTACATCTAAACTTGCACATCCCTTAATTATACCACAGACACtcatttctttacatttctgTCTTGTTTTCTTGATACTGTTGCCCACTGTTTTACTGCAatattcttttctctttttttttcttttttttaaagaattgtgAAACTGGCTATGAAACTATGTAATATTTCTGGataatttcagaaactgatgtaAGGATTTAAGAAGCTTCTGATTGGTGTCAcatatcgtgacggagcggagataggacggatgcaagtgcagtatgaacagtgtttattttaaaggagagacaggcagac
Coding sequences within:
- the lmod2b gene encoding leiomodin-2 — its product is MSTFGYRRELSKYEDLDEDELLASLTAEELQELEKELTDIEPDDKVPIGLRQRDQTVKTPTGTFSREALLKYWEKETRQILENERMGSSSPQICCGFQAGENNEKDNMTESDSEESEEEKEAEDEKENGCIDDDEDDNEEKGELEEPITEEEEEVEEEEVEEEEEEEEEEEEEEEEEEKEIVRKQENNLKKESVLEKCVPLHNMYNGHSSLKPDNSVRRNSPQEPNQLSGNPTVLDEALEKILCDDPDTTEVNLNNIDNISQENLIRFAEALRSNTHVRAFSLANTHADDPVAVAIAKMLKENFHITKLNIESNFITGKGILALVQVLAHNNTLTELRFHNQRHICGGQVEMEMVKLLRENTTLLKLGYQFDLPGPRMSMTGILTRNQDLQRQKRMQELRQQQGGTSTPINPRTNALQKSTPTSSPYGSPRSSPWSSPKLPRNDVIKRNPQPSLPPPPPPPPPPPPPPPAPPPPPLKSQSITEKRGPSRKIAEVIKLQEASAKKQQDRGKGKCKSKKGKKGVPKENGTENILKELKNALRPITDRDSSRPSTPMRSAHDELMASIRASSIKSLKRVDVPQYLQ